The region agtctatatatattgtagtttttagtcaagtattaatcaatgaaATATACACAATAATTATTTCAACAAATTCAAGTATGGCCACCCGCAGATGCTTTTCATTCATGTAAATTTAATGCTCCAGATGCCCAgtttagaagtctcacattgactagagatactGCCAGAAGATTCCTTATAAATGGTAGAGTTCTAAGCTAGATTTTGGGATAGATTAAGCCTAACCCAAATTCAAAAAGAGATTATGAAATATAATAATGTTCGAAATCCTTCTCAATTATCAAAATTCCTCATCACAGTTTTTTTCTCCTAAAAGCTCCATGCTTCCTAAAATTAAAGAACAAATATTTTACATGACTCTAATCTGATGTTGAGTCAGGATGTTTCATTCCCTATGATTTTTTAGTAGTAATTTATTCCCTGAATCAGGATATTTTTTTCTCCTAAAAGCCCTTAGCTTCCTAAAGTTAAAGAACTCAAATATTTTACATTACTCTAATCTGATATGAAGCAAATCATAGGGAATAAATACCTCTTTGAGATCAACCCATTCCCAAGTCTCATTTGCTTTATTAATATCATAAACCAATGCGTGCCGGCCCTGCAAAGAAGCAAACAACAAAAcgaaatttaaaaaagaaactctGAAAAGTTATCAACTGTTATTCAATGCTTTAAGCATTGTTATTTCTATATGGATTTTGGAAGGGAGTGAGTTTTATGTATATTTGAAGAGGTTACTGACATTGAAGACATATCCTATACTAGATGAAATAAATGCAAATAAGTCTGCACACTTTTCCATTTACTGTAAACTGTACAAGGGGAAAAGAAACCCCCAGAAAAGTGGAACTGTACAGAGCCACCTTAACTTTAAGCCTTTAGCTAATAAACACCTTCAGCTTTTAATCCCAATTAATCCTTAAACTTTATTTATCATTACAATACTTTTATTAACTTGGGGACAACTCATAATGGTgaacaaatcatcaaataatatgatttttaaaataaaaaaaagtaaatgatAAGTTCAGAGTAGATAAGGAAGAAAAAAGTAAGTTTGTTCACTATTAATATACATGTTAACTTTTAAATTGACAGAAGGATCTACTATAACAATAGGTTTAAACTTGAAGGTGTCTATTTGCAAAAGGCAATTAAGTTTAAGGTGTCTCTAtgctcccccccccccttctgggaaagaaaacaaaaaaagggTCTTACATGTGGGGGTAAAAGTAAGACTTATCCGCATCAGCGTTGTCAAATCATGATTCTACCTAGATTTGACAGTTCCTAATACACATACCTCAGCAGCGTTGTAATCAGTTATGACAGCCTCGTAAAAGTGATTGTCTTCAGGCCATCTCGTCCAAACCTTCTTCCCGACCAATGGATCAAAAGCAGCTGCATCAGCAGTTGCATTAGATGCAAGAGCACCAGAAGAACTGCGATTCATGAAATGCCTACCTCCAGTTGGTGCCGTAGAAGCATACTGCATAGACTTCACTGAAGACAAACCAGGCAATGACTGACCCTGGCACCAAAATTGGCAGCAAAAAAATTGGACGTCAATAATTTACTTTTCAAGTAAAGAATTTAAGTGCAATGCAATTACGCTTTCAGCATTGGATCGGAAAGCACCGCTTACATTTGAAGCAGTAAATATGAATATACTAATAATGCTGTTAAAGTCCAAATCACATAACATACAAGAAAAGATGGCGTACCGAATGGGTAGTCTTCTGCTTTTTGCGAGATGCTGAAACAGTTGGACTAGGTAAAATGTCATGAACAGGTTGAGATGTAGTGCGCCTTGCAGGTTGGTAACAATCAGTTTGTCTCCATTCCCTGAATGCATCATCCATCATATAACGTGGTAAAAGTAGAAGCAGAAAAACTGTCAATATGTTTTTCTTGTTACAAGTACAACTACTCAAAGAATTACAATACCTTATTCGGTGAATTATTTCATCAGCATTAACCCTGGAAAGAAGTTCCCTGTGTTCATCATCTGAAACCCTCAATTCTCTTCTAAGCTCAGTGATCAcaccttccttctcctgatAAATACGTAAGTAAAATAGACAAGGTAAATCTTCATTGCAGGAGAATACAAAGATAATATAGAAGAAACGGAGGAAACTAAAGAAGATACCCAAGTAAGAGCATCAGACTGAGCTTTGAAAGCACGCAATACAGCAGAGTATGCTTCCTGCTCAAGTAGATGAATTTGAACCTCCATGTCATATACAATCTAGTGTCTGGAATTGAAGCTAGAAAAGATTCTTTATCGCCTGCAACACTGCTACCTCTGAGAACTCTATTCTGATTTGAGGGAGAAAAATCATTGTCAGTACCTGGAATAGTTTATGAAAAAGGAACTTACATACATGGGAAAAAACCAAAGATGATATGAATGAGAATTTGcaaattttttcttaaaaatatttattcatgCATTCCACATAGTAAAAATCGCAAAAGTGAATGCTGATGAGACAAACATTTCTTGGTTCTAGAAAAAAGGACTCTTCGTTTAAATGTTCTTTTCCAATTTTATCTATGATCTCACAGTAGCAATTATCTATCCCTCCCCTTAACTATACATTTCATTCTCATTTTAAAGgtcattgaaaaaaaattagcaccTTTAAAATGATCAATTTCAGGCAATGCGCGTCTAAACATGTAATTCAACTTACAAGTAAACAAAAAACACTGATAGAAAATATGAGCAAGCCTCTATTGTATTCATAGGTTATGCACAGTTGCACACCATCTACTTTAGAAGGGTTTATTTTGATGGAGTGAAGTTCAATATATGAAACTGTGAAGGTTCTGCAAAACAACTTTAGAAGAGTCATGCACCAAGGCTGCACTTTGTAATTGCTAGAATTGCTAGAACATCCTGTAGATTTCAATTAACATGTATAGTAATTGATACTTCATTGCAAGTTTGCCTACCCTAAACTTCTTGTTATATTTGGTTCCTACACAATACCCACATCTCTAGCTTTGGCCCCTAGTCAACTTGTTTTGATAATTTAATTTAGAACGCTGCATGCCACAAAAAACCAATCCACTTAAGAAATTCCATAGTATAATTTGTTGCAATGAATTCTAACTTCAGGCATTCATAATCATACATAAGTGCCGCATGCAGAAAATACCAATCAAAGAATTCCTATTTTAATACACTTGGTTCAAGCTCTGTCCCTGTGATGTAGCACACCACATAAAACTGAACTCACTAAGAGTTTGTAAACACTTCACACCAATTTGTATTTTGCTGCCCCTCTATTCTATTGTTAAATATTCATAAAACTACTAAGTACATGCCCAAACCAACAGAAGGTCATTTTTTGAATAATAATCACCAGAAATTTCTTATACATAAGAGACATTAGACGAGTAAAATGGCAGTCAACCCCAAACCCGGTATGGCAGTACCCATAAAAAACATCACCAGGGGTAGGATTTCACCTATCAAATGAGTTTGTGCCTTAGCATAGCATGGGTAATTGCAGGTAGGGGTGCAGATGAGGCTACCATAATACCCCACCCTACCACTACCCGCAAAACATTTATCTGTCTTCAATTAGGATTTAAAATACTTATaaattttttgataaaaaatcaGGGTTATGGTACGGGTACAAGATTTTAAATAATTTGTAAGCATTTTATAATTAGAAATTGGGTGACCTTTGAATGATttttcaattgagttcaattttttacttttaatgcTTTTTacgtttatttttattatttatattagtAGTGAAATTGCATTTTAGTTTTACAAGTTTGTCAAGATGGGTGATGGGAATGGGCAAGGTTTCAAATCATGGTCTGTGACGGTGATTATGGCCACAATGTTAGGGTTCTAAATGTCTCTGCAACTGCATTACGACCATAATTATGGCCGCATCAATAGTTTTTATTTGTAATCCAATCAAAACTTTGAGTCTGTAGATAAGACTATATGGTTACAGGAGGTTAATGCTAGTACACTACATATATTAAAGCTGTTAGCACAACATGACATAGGTACTTGTTCTCTCCAAAACTACAGATGGGGCTAGACTCAGTGACAAGCACACAACCTAGCTCCCAGTATTAGTGTTAGAGTGAACATGCCTTCATCCCTGTTGTCTTGGGTTTCTTATTAGATTAAGACTGCCCTTTGGGCTTTTAGCTTTTTTGTGCTACGTGATTTATTAGGTCCTTAAATTGCATAATGAAGAATTAGTGATTGTACATGTTACGACCGGCGGCTATTTATTTGGGGGTTACGTCGTTATTGAATTTACATATGGCACACATGTTTGTTTGACCTCGAGTATCTCCTAGTGTTGAGTTTTATCATGAAGTGTCACCCCGTAATCTGGACCGAATTATTGCAGGAGTGGCTCAGTGTTTAGACCAGGCTACCGTGAGCAGCAGCTCGCTAGGCACAATACCGATATGGGTATTTCTTTTAAGTGGTTTTTTTAACATGCAATTATGTAGACTACCCTAGTTATTGTTGTAAACATAAGCAAGAACACTAATAAAAGGTTCCTACTCGCTATCTCCTAACTTCTTCGTCCATCTATCCAACCAATTAAATTCAGTTTTCATGCCCCCCACCCCATAAGCTATTTCTTCTACATTCTGATAGTGCCAGTACAAGCAATCAATCCCCCACCCCCAAACAACAAAAGGGGTTATAGCTAAACCCTAGCTACACATTTTATGCATGAATTTACAACTGTACAACATGCAATTTCATGGAAAGTTCCCAAATTTAATTATCTACAGCATAAGATAACAACCAACTAGCAGGCTAGACAAACCTCATATACAACaaattcaaaataacaaaacaaaTCAAGACGAAAAGAAACATTTTTCTACTTTCTAGACAACAAGTTGACAACAGTAGTTGAAATTCAATCCGctcgaaagaaaaaaaaacccaaacccTAGCATGTTCCTTCGTCGAATTAcgaggaaaaaaaaacagagagacTCACCGTCAGTGTCGCGAATTTCACAGTCCATAAAAGTGTGCGAAGCGAAGCAATGCGTTTCCGTTTGACAAGGACGAAGGTTTTAGAGAAAAAAGAGAATGGGTTTTAGGTTCGAGAGACAGGGTCAGAGGAACAAAGAGTGTATGTATCTATCTCACCTCGTACAAGTTAAGCAGGGGAGTGTTGGCGTGAGTAGACACAAAAAAAAGTGAACAAGAGAAAcaatgtttttgttttgttttgttttgtttagtgAGAACTGGTGTGTCTGTCTCTCTTTATAAATATAGCTGGTGAGGTGGGCTATTCGGGTAAAGGGCTTTCTCTGTGTCGGCCCTTGTGGAAAAGACTTCCTCCTTTTAAGGAAATAACACGTTGACTTGGACTACAAATAATATGCTCAACTAAATAAGGTCTTGTTTGGGTAAATAATAAGTGATAATTAAGGGTTCATTCAATAAGCACTTATTATATAAGAGCTTTTGTTATAATCActtaaactagtgttttttacccgcgcgttgcacgggaaatatgtctattgtatttgatacattaattaatactttgattattaaaaatatattaaacaacgaatgaaatagaaaagtcaaaattgatgagtaaagtggagataaaaacttctcttctaagcccgattgagaccaagaggaactcgtttcacattcttcgtaaatatgaagacgataactgtaaggcccaagttttaacgctttggataagtgaataaaataaaagagtttatttgattaagataaatttgtgaaggaaaaaggttcaggaaaagtccaagaatttatcgaaaaaccgataagagttatagcacgactaacatacgcttaatcctaggtcaaaggtattagtgaatagttaatttacgctttaggacatgatggaaactaattccaaaaatcctcagagaaatgttagaacttctcttttccgtccttaaacaatcatttcgatgcgaaatcctggaaagtacgaacgtcaaattccaattctcggaagtttgccgaaacggaatccctgatagttcgagaaaacctaagatcgacagacgatgaagactttttctattcggagttgcaaaagaagattccacccgcggtctcctatttctctcgtcattcctaatctttcttcagaaggaagttttctcatccgacgatcactgcaaaaagtagtttttcgggataatccgacttacaccgacttatgccgattttggatcttttggtttaattccaagaatcctgttttgagttctggaattctgtcgccagaacctatcttagaatgcgcagaggaacgcgcaggaaaaatcggaatcgcaaaaaaatcatttttccgttttttccaaaacctataaatagcttgaaaattagattttttgcaaaaatacccatttccctcccccaaaaccgtgagcagctagagagaaagggattttcgcgaatctttgcccgttttcttcaccgatcgttgctaatcgaagaccttgaggtaggtaaactatatctcacttctgatcgtcagatctgtcgactttttctatgtttttctgagctcaaagtttggagctttttgtaaaactgttcaaatacgctgatttcagtgtctaaacttcttccctgcatgctcctgagcgtgttctgcggattagattttgtcaaatgtcgacgaaatgccgccgggatcaatttctaccttaaatacccatttttcggtaaagtcgcaacctttaagctctaatctatcgacttggcttagtgctagtaggatttgtcgtcataaacgtcgttgtggacgtctccatccaatctgtttttcaaaaatccaattttgaaattttgagctaaaaataatgaccaaactacccctatatcagttttcgatccgaaaatttttccgagcttagaaccgtcttagttacggcgtatgttaacctaggaaccaagtttgatcgaagaaaaatcgaccctcccaattaaggaaagtggccgagagctataccaaggggggaggaaatccgactttttcgaaaacttgtcctaacgcgttagattgtcgtaccacggagttgtagtgttccgtgtgaccctaggacttattgtttgctgagtttctgactcattgtgattgatttctgtgaaattgctttaaggttcgtttgaggaattcggaggacttgaggaggaagattgtgaaggaaagaccaaggagcgagctggaaaaccaacaggtgagggctactctctgaattactagataatgctttaggtgtcgacaagttcgacttgatttatgtgttatgcacttaattgctaaatgtctgatttgttctctgaggcttcggccgaccttgttgagtaattgatgccatgatattgtgtgctaaatgattcacatgctatgtgctacatggttaacttaggatgtgttggaatatgctgtttatgcttttgactgagctgttttatttatgctattccacttgtacctgagattctgaggagtgaggattacgggcaggtcatgccaaatttttatgagattttgagagagttttaaaggacgaacgaagttcggaccttgttatgttttaatggatcgagaccttctcagggaattatttgagattatgggatctctgaaaactcttaggaagtattttaagattaaaatgaaaactattttatcacggaaaactcataagacattaatcaatttctaaatcctttgaacaataataatacccttagataagagcttagagcctgaatattagtttgggaaatatgagaagtgtcgtcgagtccacgtTTTGAGGAAATATACAAGTCTTCGAGTACGTTgaaactcttttgctcgatgagcaggttattatttggctatctaaagtttagcccaaGTACaaatcgtactctttcgctcgatgagcagtgtaatgtttggctatctaaagtttagccggagactataagtttccaagtacttcggtaccttttcgctcgatgagcagtttattgattggctatctaaagtttagccgggaaccatgagttcccaagtacattcttcttcttttgattaattcattttgtcgcagaatcgacatttgccttagggtaggctttttagagacaataagttagctagaacatgtgacgacgtgtcgagtgaggtcggagacgttgtttggctaatcacttgcattcatgcactcattttgaggttaatacacggcggattaccggacctcggtggattccaaaatggtcataagacccggatttccatatttaggacactacggtggtcctcagtagcagacggaatggcagacctacgggttcactgctgatctgactacttttgtgtggtgtaagagacgcccgagcggaatggtcccactttggccggtgttagggctgactcgatggtgtccatccttcttccggaatgcattttgttacccagcattgcatttcatgcaacatacatgctgacttagttgctgagtgtgattggtacctgtttatcctacttgaggcatgctaattcttattattatctttatattcattgtgatatatgcaaccctaggatgttatccctaaactctaagcctgagaggctaataattattatcccatatatatatatctggctttaatatttatataattctttggagttgaccctcgcgtcttctatgtgtgtttgggcggactacgcctttgtcagatgtccatggcggaccggttcacgatggttcacccttcaggggaaactaggttgaagaagcttgatcaggaggactacggttcaggggtggtcgaccccgctggccaccgagcgacttactcgagatgggattagtgtaggagtagagtcttagctctgaccgtcattgtttctttggggacagggtagtttcccgcctatagctttttgtgtggttcctctacggggatcacagagagttggttgggctaagaggtcttgttctaggccatctgggctaactcattctcattttgagggatagtgttgcggacacttgacttttcttttggtttgtacttttgcctacgggcgttactctcttttactttccgtcactggaggtttactcgtgacgtggtttacaacttacagtgggggctgtaatcatattgtatattagttctgttatcttcgttttagagtttcatctctttctgtctttacttacattatcgaaaaaaataattcacgtttttccgtttaagta is a window of Lotus japonicus ecotype B-129 chromosome 5, LjGifu_v1.2 DNA encoding:
- the LOC130717743 gene encoding protein EMSY-LIKE 1-like isoform X1, giving the protein MEVQIHLLEQEAYSAVLRAFKAQSDALTWEKEGVITELRRELRVSDDEHRELLSRVNADEIIHRIREWRQTDCYQPARRTTSQPVHDILPSPTVSASRKKQKTTHSGQSLPGLSSVKSMQYASTAPTGGRHFMNRSSSGALASNATADAAAFDPLVGKKVWTRWPEDNHFYEAVITDYNAAEGRHALVYDINKANETWEWVDLKEISPEDIRWEGEDPGIVHRIGHSGQGRGAKKFFSRSGDTLGAGRGRGHPRFQARKELHPPQNNGIGERVSDDIELMNTDTLVKEVERVFATSPPDSMELEKAKQMLKEHEQALLDAIARIADASDGESDGEQPFLHGQLLDRG
- the LOC130717743 gene encoding protein EMSY-LIKE 1-like isoform X3, coding for MEVQIHLLEQEAYSAVLRAFKAQSDALTWEKEGVITELRRELRVSDDEHRELLSRVNADEIIHRIREWRQTDCYQPARRTTSQPVHDILPSPTVSASRKKQKTTHSGQSLPGLSSVKSMQYASTAPTGAAFDPLVGKKVWTRWPEDNHFYEAVITDYNAAEGRHALVYDINKANETWEWVDLKEISPEDIRWEGEDPGIVHRIGHSGQGRGAKKFFSRSGDTLGAGRGRGHPRFQARKELHPPQNNGIGERVSDDIELMNTDTLVKEVERVFATSPPDSMELEKAKQMLKEHEQALLDAIARIADASDGESDGEQPFLHGQLLDRG
- the LOC130717743 gene encoding protein EMSY-LIKE 1-like isoform X2, with the protein product MEVQIHLLEQEAYSAVLRAFKAQSDALTWEKEGVITELRRELRVSDDEHRELLSRVNADEIIHRIREWRQTDCYQPARRTTSQPVHDILPSPTVSASRKKQKTTHSGQSLPGLSSVKSMQYASTAPTGGRHFMNRSSSGALASNATADAAAFDPLVGKKVWTRWPEDNHFYEAVITDYNAAEGRHALVYDINKANETWEWVDLKEISPEDIRWEGEDPGIVHRIGHSGQGRGAKKFFSRSGDTLGAGRGRGHPRFQARKELHPPQNNGIGERVSDDIELMNTDTLVKEVERVFATSPPDSMELEKAKQMLKEHEQALLDAIARIADASDGESGNH